A genomic segment from Oryctolagus cuniculus chromosome 14, mOryCun1.1, whole genome shotgun sequence encodes:
- the LOC103346006 gene encoding palmitoyltransferase ZDHHC11 isoform X15, which translates to MDVPCSHSCLRMTVAVLGQRFQAVLWPPWQWQLGASAHPPLPAQTRRWPHAPFSALQVATCDRSSRRVIPEPEARGTEKPPPARLSRVNGWSLPLHVFQGVAWITFTLMAVACFGIFIPLLSQSWKYTAYCVAGGLFLVHLVAHLTAVSIDPAEPNVRLRGYLKPPPVFDRSKHDHVIEDLYCHLCQIKVNKHTKHCRTCNKCVAGFDHHCDWLNNCVGSRNYWYFFCSVLSALVALLFLMVIMLYIFTKQVMDPRSLRTDRHYKEVEDGTWLLFLPVLPTRVKTPVVLCIGVAALLLSLSIVSALGRLFVFHVYLIAKKMSTRDFIAQGQLPQCPKAACRSKPAVDPEAGPEQGRRGPPARSLPGATPRPLQPPISWSSTSSSSTDSSSCRKGKADGEPTCSSPYPGQGRRKRAALRGSHCRAGCGARSSGGLPRPQASAPRPPWAPSSPPCAGATPRPLQPPISWSSTSSSSTDSSSCRKGKADGEPTCSSLYPGQG; encoded by the exons ATGGACGTTCCGTGTTCTCACAGCTGCCTCAGGATGACTGTGGCTGTGCTGGGACAGAGGTTCCAGGCTGTCCTGTGGCCTCCCTGGCAATGGCAGCTGGGAGCCTCagcccatcccccactgcctgcccagaCCAGACGGTGGCCTCATGCCCCCTTCTCTGCCTTGCAGGTGGCCACGTGCGACAGGAGTTCTAGACGGGTCATCCCGGAACCCGAGGccaggggcacagagaagcccCCACCAGCGCGGCTGTCCCGGGTGAACGGCTGGTCGCTGCCCCTGCACGTGTTCCAGGGGGTTGCCTGGATCACCTTCACACTCATGGCCGTGGCCTGCTTTGGCATTTTTATCCCTTTGTTGTCACAGAGCTGGAAGTACACGGCCTACTGC GTGGCCGGTGGGCTCTTCCTGGTCCACCTCGTGGCCCACCTGACGGCAGTGTCCATCGACCCTGCGGAACCGAACGTGCGACTCCGGGGCTATTTGAAGCCACCGCCAGTTTTTGACCGCTCTAAGCACGATCATGTGATCGAGGACCTGTACTGTCATCTGTGCCAGATCAAAGT GAACAAGCACACTAAGCACTGTAGGACCTGCAACAAGTGCGTCGCAGGGTTTGACCATCACTGCGATTGGCTTAACAACTGCGTGGGCAGTAGAAATTACTG GTACTTTTTCTGCTCTGTGTTGTCTGCCTTGGTCGCCCTGCTCTTCCTCATGGTCATCATGCTGTACATCTTTACAAAGCAGGTCATGGACCCCAGGAGTCTCCGCACTGACCGCCATTACAAAG AGGTAGAGGACGGCACGTGGCTGCTTTTCCTTCCTGTGCTCCCCACGCGTGTGAAGACCCCGGTGGTGCTGTGCATCGGGGTGGCTGCGCTGCTGCTGAGCCTCAGCATCGTGTCGGCGCTGGGCCGCCTGTTCGTCTTCCACGTCTACCTGA TTGCAAAGAAGATGAGCACGCGTGACTTCATAGCGCAGGGCCAGCTGCCACAGTGTCCCAAGGCAGCGTGCAGGAGCAAGCCGGCTGTGGACCCGGAGGCGGGGCCTGAGCAG GGAAGACGTGGACCGCCCGCCCGCTCTCTCCCTGG AGCCACGCCCAGGCCGCTGCAGCCACCCATCTCCTGGAGCTCCACTTCGAGCAGCAGCACGGACAGCTCCTCGTGCCGGAAG GGCAAGGCTGACGGTGAGCCCACCTGCTCGTCCCCGTACCCGGGGCAAGGCCGCAG GAAGCGCGCGGCCCTCCGAGGCTCTCACTGCCGGG CAGGGTGCGGCGCAAGGAGTTCCGGCGGCCTTCCGAGACCCCAGGCCAGTGCTCCCCGGCCACCATGGGCCCCAAGCTCCCCTCCCTGCGCAGG
- the LOC103346006 gene encoding palmitoyltransferase ZDHHC11 isoform X18: MDVPCSHSCLRMTVAVLGQRFQAVLWPPWQWQLGASAHPPLPAQTRRWPHAPFSALQVATCDRSSRRVIPEPEARGTEKPPPARLSRVNGWSLPLHVFQGVAWITFTLMAVACFGIFIPLLSQSWKYTAYCVAGGLFLVHLVAHLTAVSIDPAEPNVRLRGYLKPPPVFDRSKHDHVIEDLYCHLCQIKVNKHTKHCRTCNKCVAGFDHHCDWLNNCVGSRNYWYFFCSVLSALVALLFLMVIMLYIFTKQVMDPRSLRTDRHYKEVEDGTWLLFLPVLPTRVKTPVVLCIGVAALLLSLSIVSALGRLFVFHVYLIAKKMSTRDFIAQGQLPQCPKAACRSKPAVDPEAGPEQGRRGPPARSLPGATPRPLQPPISWSSTSSSSTDSSSCRKGKADGEPTCSSPYPGQGRRKRAALRGSHCRGCGARSSGGLPRPQASAPRPPWAPSSPPCAGSQTTTSKTQDGPPQKAALRRKGWLQIGTSAGQH; encoded by the exons ATGGACGTTCCGTGTTCTCACAGCTGCCTCAGGATGACTGTGGCTGTGCTGGGACAGAGGTTCCAGGCTGTCCTGTGGCCTCCCTGGCAATGGCAGCTGGGAGCCTCagcccatcccccactgcctgcccagaCCAGACGGTGGCCTCATGCCCCCTTCTCTGCCTTGCAGGTGGCCACGTGCGACAGGAGTTCTAGACGGGTCATCCCGGAACCCGAGGccaggggcacagagaagcccCCACCAGCGCGGCTGTCCCGGGTGAACGGCTGGTCGCTGCCCCTGCACGTGTTCCAGGGGGTTGCCTGGATCACCTTCACACTCATGGCCGTGGCCTGCTTTGGCATTTTTATCCCTTTGTTGTCACAGAGCTGGAAGTACACGGCCTACTGC GTGGCCGGTGGGCTCTTCCTGGTCCACCTCGTGGCCCACCTGACGGCAGTGTCCATCGACCCTGCGGAACCGAACGTGCGACTCCGGGGCTATTTGAAGCCACCGCCAGTTTTTGACCGCTCTAAGCACGATCATGTGATCGAGGACCTGTACTGTCATCTGTGCCAGATCAAAGT GAACAAGCACACTAAGCACTGTAGGACCTGCAACAAGTGCGTCGCAGGGTTTGACCATCACTGCGATTGGCTTAACAACTGCGTGGGCAGTAGAAATTACTG GTACTTTTTCTGCTCTGTGTTGTCTGCCTTGGTCGCCCTGCTCTTCCTCATGGTCATCATGCTGTACATCTTTACAAAGCAGGTCATGGACCCCAGGAGTCTCCGCACTGACCGCCATTACAAAG AGGTAGAGGACGGCACGTGGCTGCTTTTCCTTCCTGTGCTCCCCACGCGTGTGAAGACCCCGGTGGTGCTGTGCATCGGGGTGGCTGCGCTGCTGCTGAGCCTCAGCATCGTGTCGGCGCTGGGCCGCCTGTTCGTCTTCCACGTCTACCTGA TTGCAAAGAAGATGAGCACGCGTGACTTCATAGCGCAGGGCCAGCTGCCACAGTGTCCCAAGGCAGCGTGCAGGAGCAAGCCGGCTGTGGACCCGGAGGCGGGGCCTGAGCAG GGAAGACGTGGACCGCCCGCCCGCTCTCTCCCTGG AGCCACGCCCAGGCCGCTGCAGCCACCCATCTCCTGGAGCTCCACTTCGAGCAGCAGCACGGACAGCTCCTCGTGCCGGAAG GGCAAGGCTGACGGTGAGCCCACCTGCTCGTCCCCGTACCCGGGGCAAGGCCGCAG GAAGCGCGCGGCCCTCCGAGGCTCTCACTGCCGGG GGTGCGGCGCAAGGAGTTCCGGCGGCCTTCCGAGACCCCAGGCCAGTGCTCCCCGGCCACCATGGGCCCCAAGCTCCCCTCCCTGCGCAGG
- the LOC103346006 gene encoding palmitoyltransferase ZDHHC11 isoform X25: protein MDVPCSHSCLRMTVAVLGQRFQAVLWPPWQWQLGASAHPPLPAQTRRWPHAPFSALQVATCDRSSRRVIPEPEARGTEKPPPARLSRVNGWSLPLHVFQGVAWITFTLMAVACFGIFIPLLSQSWKYTAYCVAGGLFLVHLVAHLTAVSIDPAEPNVRLRGYLKPPPVFDRSKHDHVIEDLYCHLCQIKVNKHTKHCRTCNKCVAGFDHHCDWLNNCVGSRNYWYFFCSVLSALVALLFLMVIMLYIFTKQVMDPRSLRTDRHYKEVEDGTWLLFLPVLPTRVKTPVVLCIGVAALLLSLSIVSALGRLFVFHVYLIAKKMSTRDFIAQGQLPQCPKAACRSKPAVDPEAGPEQGRRGPPARSLPGATPRPLQPPISWSSTSSSSTDSSSCRKQGAAQGVPAAFRDPRPVLPGHHGPQAPLPAQGPRPPRARPRTAHRRRLR from the exons ATGGACGTTCCGTGTTCTCACAGCTGCCTCAGGATGACTGTGGCTGTGCTGGGACAGAGGTTCCAGGCTGTCCTGTGGCCTCCCTGGCAATGGCAGCTGGGAGCCTCagcccatcccccactgcctgcccagaCCAGACGGTGGCCTCATGCCCCCTTCTCTGCCTTGCAGGTGGCCACGTGCGACAGGAGTTCTAGACGGGTCATCCCGGAACCCGAGGccaggggcacagagaagcccCCACCAGCGCGGCTGTCCCGGGTGAACGGCTGGTCGCTGCCCCTGCACGTGTTCCAGGGGGTTGCCTGGATCACCTTCACACTCATGGCCGTGGCCTGCTTTGGCATTTTTATCCCTTTGTTGTCACAGAGCTGGAAGTACACGGCCTACTGC GTGGCCGGTGGGCTCTTCCTGGTCCACCTCGTGGCCCACCTGACGGCAGTGTCCATCGACCCTGCGGAACCGAACGTGCGACTCCGGGGCTATTTGAAGCCACCGCCAGTTTTTGACCGCTCTAAGCACGATCATGTGATCGAGGACCTGTACTGTCATCTGTGCCAGATCAAAGT GAACAAGCACACTAAGCACTGTAGGACCTGCAACAAGTGCGTCGCAGGGTTTGACCATCACTGCGATTGGCTTAACAACTGCGTGGGCAGTAGAAATTACTG GTACTTTTTCTGCTCTGTGTTGTCTGCCTTGGTCGCCCTGCTCTTCCTCATGGTCATCATGCTGTACATCTTTACAAAGCAGGTCATGGACCCCAGGAGTCTCCGCACTGACCGCCATTACAAAG AGGTAGAGGACGGCACGTGGCTGCTTTTCCTTCCTGTGCTCCCCACGCGTGTGAAGACCCCGGTGGTGCTGTGCATCGGGGTGGCTGCGCTGCTGCTGAGCCTCAGCATCGTGTCGGCGCTGGGCCGCCTGTTCGTCTTCCACGTCTACCTGA TTGCAAAGAAGATGAGCACGCGTGACTTCATAGCGCAGGGCCAGCTGCCACAGTGTCCCAAGGCAGCGTGCAGGAGCAAGCCGGCTGTGGACCCGGAGGCGGGGCCTGAGCAG GGAAGACGTGGACCGCCCGCCCGCTCTCTCCCTGG AGCCACGCCCAGGCCGCTGCAGCCACCCATCTCCTGGAGCTCCACTTCGAGCAGCAGCACGGACAGCTCCTCGTGCCGGAAG CAGGGTGCGGCGCAAGGAGTTCCGGCGGCCTTCCGAGACCCCAGGCCAGTGCTCCCCGGCCACCATGGGCCCCAAGCTCCCCTCCCTGCGCAGG
- the LOC103346006 gene encoding palmitoyltransferase ZDHHC11 isoform X22 produces the protein MDVPCSHSCLRMTVAVLGQRFQAVLWPPWQWQLGASAHPPLPAQTRRWPHAPFSALQVATCDRSSRRVIPEPEARGTEKPPPARLSRVNGWSLPLHVFQGVAWITFTLMAVACFGIFIPLLSQSWKYTAYCVAGGLFLVHLVAHLTAVSIDPAEPNVRLRGYLKPPPVFDRSKHDHVIEDLYCHLCQIKVNKHTKHCRTCNKCVAGFDHHCDWLNNCVGSRNYWYFFCSVLSALVALLFLMVIMLYIFTKQVMDPRSLRTDRHYKEVEDGTWLLFLPVLPTRVKTPVVLCIGVAALLLSLSIVSALGRLFVFHVYLIAKKMSTRDFIAQGQLPQCPKAACRSKPAVDPEAGPEQGRRGPPARSLPGATPRPLQPPISWSSTSSSSTDSSSCRKEARGPPRLSLPGRVRRKEFRRPSETPGQCSPATMGPKLPSLRRSHAQAAAATHLLELHFEQQHGQLLVPEGQG, from the exons ATGGACGTTCCGTGTTCTCACAGCTGCCTCAGGATGACTGTGGCTGTGCTGGGACAGAGGTTCCAGGCTGTCCTGTGGCCTCCCTGGCAATGGCAGCTGGGAGCCTCagcccatcccccactgcctgcccagaCCAGACGGTGGCCTCATGCCCCCTTCTCTGCCTTGCAGGTGGCCACGTGCGACAGGAGTTCTAGACGGGTCATCCCGGAACCCGAGGccaggggcacagagaagcccCCACCAGCGCGGCTGTCCCGGGTGAACGGCTGGTCGCTGCCCCTGCACGTGTTCCAGGGGGTTGCCTGGATCACCTTCACACTCATGGCCGTGGCCTGCTTTGGCATTTTTATCCCTTTGTTGTCACAGAGCTGGAAGTACACGGCCTACTGC GTGGCCGGTGGGCTCTTCCTGGTCCACCTCGTGGCCCACCTGACGGCAGTGTCCATCGACCCTGCGGAACCGAACGTGCGACTCCGGGGCTATTTGAAGCCACCGCCAGTTTTTGACCGCTCTAAGCACGATCATGTGATCGAGGACCTGTACTGTCATCTGTGCCAGATCAAAGT GAACAAGCACACTAAGCACTGTAGGACCTGCAACAAGTGCGTCGCAGGGTTTGACCATCACTGCGATTGGCTTAACAACTGCGTGGGCAGTAGAAATTACTG GTACTTTTTCTGCTCTGTGTTGTCTGCCTTGGTCGCCCTGCTCTTCCTCATGGTCATCATGCTGTACATCTTTACAAAGCAGGTCATGGACCCCAGGAGTCTCCGCACTGACCGCCATTACAAAG AGGTAGAGGACGGCACGTGGCTGCTTTTCCTTCCTGTGCTCCCCACGCGTGTGAAGACCCCGGTGGTGCTGTGCATCGGGGTGGCTGCGCTGCTGCTGAGCCTCAGCATCGTGTCGGCGCTGGGCCGCCTGTTCGTCTTCCACGTCTACCTGA TTGCAAAGAAGATGAGCACGCGTGACTTCATAGCGCAGGGCCAGCTGCCACAGTGTCCCAAGGCAGCGTGCAGGAGCAAGCCGGCTGTGGACCCGGAGGCGGGGCCTGAGCAG GGAAGACGTGGACCGCCCGCCCGCTCTCTCCCTGG AGCCACGCCCAGGCCGCTGCAGCCACCCATCTCCTGGAGCTCCACTTCGAGCAGCAGCACGGACAGCTCCTCGTGCCGGAAG GAAGCGCGCGGCCCTCCGAGGCTCTCACTGCCGGG CAGGGTGCGGCGCAAGGAGTTCCGGCGGCCTTCCGAGACCCCAGGCCAGTGCTCCCCGGCCACCATGGGCCCCAAGCTCCCCTCCCTGCGCAGG
- the LOC103346006 gene encoding palmitoyltransferase ZDHHC11 isoform X20: MDVPCSHSCLRMTVAVLGQRFQAVLWPPWQWQLGASAHPPLPAQTRRWPHAPFSALQVATCDRSSRRVIPEPEARGTEKPPPARLSRVNGWSLPLHVFQGVAWITFTLMAVACFGIFIPLLSQSWKYTAYCVAGGLFLVHLVAHLTAVSIDPAEPNVRLRGYLKPPPVFDRSKHDHVIEDLYCHLCQIKVNKHTKHCRTCNKCVAGFDHHCDWLNNCVGSRNYWYFFCSVLSALVALLFLMVIMLYIFTKQVMDPRSLRTDRHYKEVEDGTWLLFLPVLPTRVKTPVVLCIGVAALLLSLSIVSALGRLFVFHVYLIAKKMSTRDFIAQGQLPQCPKAACRSKPAVDPEAGPEQGRRGPPARSLPGATPRPLQPPISWSSTSSSSTDSSSCRKEARGPPRLSLPGRVRRKEFRRPSETPGQCSPATMGPKLPSLRRSHAQAAAATHLLELHFEQQHGQLLVPEGPRPPRARPRTAHRRRLR; this comes from the exons ATGGACGTTCCGTGTTCTCACAGCTGCCTCAGGATGACTGTGGCTGTGCTGGGACAGAGGTTCCAGGCTGTCCTGTGGCCTCCCTGGCAATGGCAGCTGGGAGCCTCagcccatcccccactgcctgcccagaCCAGACGGTGGCCTCATGCCCCCTTCTCTGCCTTGCAGGTGGCCACGTGCGACAGGAGTTCTAGACGGGTCATCCCGGAACCCGAGGccaggggcacagagaagcccCCACCAGCGCGGCTGTCCCGGGTGAACGGCTGGTCGCTGCCCCTGCACGTGTTCCAGGGGGTTGCCTGGATCACCTTCACACTCATGGCCGTGGCCTGCTTTGGCATTTTTATCCCTTTGTTGTCACAGAGCTGGAAGTACACGGCCTACTGC GTGGCCGGTGGGCTCTTCCTGGTCCACCTCGTGGCCCACCTGACGGCAGTGTCCATCGACCCTGCGGAACCGAACGTGCGACTCCGGGGCTATTTGAAGCCACCGCCAGTTTTTGACCGCTCTAAGCACGATCATGTGATCGAGGACCTGTACTGTCATCTGTGCCAGATCAAAGT GAACAAGCACACTAAGCACTGTAGGACCTGCAACAAGTGCGTCGCAGGGTTTGACCATCACTGCGATTGGCTTAACAACTGCGTGGGCAGTAGAAATTACTG GTACTTTTTCTGCTCTGTGTTGTCTGCCTTGGTCGCCCTGCTCTTCCTCATGGTCATCATGCTGTACATCTTTACAAAGCAGGTCATGGACCCCAGGAGTCTCCGCACTGACCGCCATTACAAAG AGGTAGAGGACGGCACGTGGCTGCTTTTCCTTCCTGTGCTCCCCACGCGTGTGAAGACCCCGGTGGTGCTGTGCATCGGGGTGGCTGCGCTGCTGCTGAGCCTCAGCATCGTGTCGGCGCTGGGCCGCCTGTTCGTCTTCCACGTCTACCTGA TTGCAAAGAAGATGAGCACGCGTGACTTCATAGCGCAGGGCCAGCTGCCACAGTGTCCCAAGGCAGCGTGCAGGAGCAAGCCGGCTGTGGACCCGGAGGCGGGGCCTGAGCAG GGAAGACGTGGACCGCCCGCCCGCTCTCTCCCTGG AGCCACGCCCAGGCCGCTGCAGCCACCCATCTCCTGGAGCTCCACTTCGAGCAGCAGCACGGACAGCTCCTCGTGCCGGAAG GAAGCGCGCGGCCCTCCGAGGCTCTCACTGCCGGG CAGGGTGCGGCGCAAGGAGTTCCGGCGGCCTTCCGAGACCCCAGGCCAGTGCTCCCCGGCCACCATGGGCCCCAAGCTCCCCTCCCTGCGCAGG
- the LOC103346006 gene encoding palmitoyltransferase ZDHHC11 isoform X23: MDVPCSHSCLRMTVAVLGQRFQAVLWPPWQWQLGASAHPPLPAQTRRWPHAPFSALQVATCDRSSRRVIPEPEARGTEKPPPARLSRVNGWSLPLHVFQGVAWITFTLMAVACFGIFIPLLSQSWKYTAYCVAGGLFLVHLVAHLTAVSIDPAEPNVRLRGYLKPPPVFDRSKHDHVIEDLYCHLCQIKVNKHTKHCRTCNKCVAGFDHHCDWLNNCVGSRNYWYFFCSVLSALVALLFLMVIMLYIFTKQVMDPRSLRTDRHYKEVEDGTWLLFLPVLPTRVKTPVVLCIGVAALLLSLSIVSALGRLFVFHVYLIAKKMSTRDFIAQGQLPQCPKAACRSKPAVDPEAGPEQSHAQAAAATHLLELHFEQQHGQLLVPEAGCGARSSGGLPRPQASAPRPPWAPSSPPCAGSQTTTSKTQDGPPQKAALRRKGWLQIGTSAGQH, encoded by the exons ATGGACGTTCCGTGTTCTCACAGCTGCCTCAGGATGACTGTGGCTGTGCTGGGACAGAGGTTCCAGGCTGTCCTGTGGCCTCCCTGGCAATGGCAGCTGGGAGCCTCagcccatcccccactgcctgcccagaCCAGACGGTGGCCTCATGCCCCCTTCTCTGCCTTGCAGGTGGCCACGTGCGACAGGAGTTCTAGACGGGTCATCCCGGAACCCGAGGccaggggcacagagaagcccCCACCAGCGCGGCTGTCCCGGGTGAACGGCTGGTCGCTGCCCCTGCACGTGTTCCAGGGGGTTGCCTGGATCACCTTCACACTCATGGCCGTGGCCTGCTTTGGCATTTTTATCCCTTTGTTGTCACAGAGCTGGAAGTACACGGCCTACTGC GTGGCCGGTGGGCTCTTCCTGGTCCACCTCGTGGCCCACCTGACGGCAGTGTCCATCGACCCTGCGGAACCGAACGTGCGACTCCGGGGCTATTTGAAGCCACCGCCAGTTTTTGACCGCTCTAAGCACGATCATGTGATCGAGGACCTGTACTGTCATCTGTGCCAGATCAAAGT GAACAAGCACACTAAGCACTGTAGGACCTGCAACAAGTGCGTCGCAGGGTTTGACCATCACTGCGATTGGCTTAACAACTGCGTGGGCAGTAGAAATTACTG GTACTTTTTCTGCTCTGTGTTGTCTGCCTTGGTCGCCCTGCTCTTCCTCATGGTCATCATGCTGTACATCTTTACAAAGCAGGTCATGGACCCCAGGAGTCTCCGCACTGACCGCCATTACAAAG AGGTAGAGGACGGCACGTGGCTGCTTTTCCTTCCTGTGCTCCCCACGCGTGTGAAGACCCCGGTGGTGCTGTGCATCGGGGTGGCTGCGCTGCTGCTGAGCCTCAGCATCGTGTCGGCGCTGGGCCGCCTGTTCGTCTTCCACGTCTACCTGA TTGCAAAGAAGATGAGCACGCGTGACTTCATAGCGCAGGGCCAGCTGCCACAGTGTCCCAAGGCAGCGTGCAGGAGCAAGCCGGCTGTGGACCCGGAGGCGGGGCCTGAGCAG AGCCACGCCCAGGCCGCTGCAGCCACCCATCTCCTGGAGCTCCACTTCGAGCAGCAGCACGGACAGCTCCTCGTGCCGGAAG CAGGGTGCGGCGCAAGGAGTTCCGGCGGCCTTCCGAGACCCCAGGCCAGTGCTCCCCGGCCACCATGGGCCCCAAGCTCCCCTCCCTGCGCAGG
- the LOC103346006 gene encoding palmitoyltransferase ZDHHC11 isoform X24: MDVPCSHSCLRMTVAVLGQRFQAVLWPPWQWQLGASAHPPLPAQTRRWPHAPFSALQVATCDRSSRRVIPEPEARGTEKPPPARLSRVNGWSLPLHVFQGVAWITFTLMAVACFGIFIPLLSQSWKYTAYCVAGGLFLVHLVAHLTAVSIDPAEPNVRLRGYLKPPPVFDRSKHDHVIEDLYCHLCQIKVNKHTKHCRTCNKCVAGFDHHCDWLNNCVGSRNYWYFFCSVLSALVALLFLMVIMLYIFTKQVMDPRSLRTDRHYKEVEDGTWLLFLPVLPTRVKTPVVLCIGVAALLLSLSIVSALGRLFVFHVYLIAKKMSTRDFIAQGQLPQCPKAACRSKPAVDPEAGPEQSHAQAAAATHLLELHFEQQHGQLLVPEGSARPSEALTAGQGAAQGVPAAFRDPRPVLPGHHGPQAPLPAQGPRPPRARPRTAHRRRLR; encoded by the exons ATGGACGTTCCGTGTTCTCACAGCTGCCTCAGGATGACTGTGGCTGTGCTGGGACAGAGGTTCCAGGCTGTCCTGTGGCCTCCCTGGCAATGGCAGCTGGGAGCCTCagcccatcccccactgcctgcccagaCCAGACGGTGGCCTCATGCCCCCTTCTCTGCCTTGCAGGTGGCCACGTGCGACAGGAGTTCTAGACGGGTCATCCCGGAACCCGAGGccaggggcacagagaagcccCCACCAGCGCGGCTGTCCCGGGTGAACGGCTGGTCGCTGCCCCTGCACGTGTTCCAGGGGGTTGCCTGGATCACCTTCACACTCATGGCCGTGGCCTGCTTTGGCATTTTTATCCCTTTGTTGTCACAGAGCTGGAAGTACACGGCCTACTGC GTGGCCGGTGGGCTCTTCCTGGTCCACCTCGTGGCCCACCTGACGGCAGTGTCCATCGACCCTGCGGAACCGAACGTGCGACTCCGGGGCTATTTGAAGCCACCGCCAGTTTTTGACCGCTCTAAGCACGATCATGTGATCGAGGACCTGTACTGTCATCTGTGCCAGATCAAAGT GAACAAGCACACTAAGCACTGTAGGACCTGCAACAAGTGCGTCGCAGGGTTTGACCATCACTGCGATTGGCTTAACAACTGCGTGGGCAGTAGAAATTACTG GTACTTTTTCTGCTCTGTGTTGTCTGCCTTGGTCGCCCTGCTCTTCCTCATGGTCATCATGCTGTACATCTTTACAAAGCAGGTCATGGACCCCAGGAGTCTCCGCACTGACCGCCATTACAAAG AGGTAGAGGACGGCACGTGGCTGCTTTTCCTTCCTGTGCTCCCCACGCGTGTGAAGACCCCGGTGGTGCTGTGCATCGGGGTGGCTGCGCTGCTGCTGAGCCTCAGCATCGTGTCGGCGCTGGGCCGCCTGTTCGTCTTCCACGTCTACCTGA TTGCAAAGAAGATGAGCACGCGTGACTTCATAGCGCAGGGCCAGCTGCCACAGTGTCCCAAGGCAGCGTGCAGGAGCAAGCCGGCTGTGGACCCGGAGGCGGGGCCTGAGCAG AGCCACGCCCAGGCCGCTGCAGCCACCCATCTCCTGGAGCTCCACTTCGAGCAGCAGCACGGACAGCTCCTCGTGCCGGAAG GAAGCGCGCGGCCCTCCGAGGCTCTCACTGCCGGG CAGGGTGCGGCGCAAGGAGTTCCGGCGGCCTTCCGAGACCCCAGGCCAGTGCTCCCCGGCCACCATGGGCCCCAAGCTCCCCTCCCTGCGCAGG
- the LOC103346006 gene encoding palmitoyltransferase ZDHHC11 isoform X26, which yields MDVPCSHSCLRMTVAVLGQRFQAVLWPPWQWQLGASAHPPLPAQTRRWPHAPFSALQVATCDRSSRRVIPEPEARGTEKPPPARLSRVNGWSLPLHVFQGVAWITFTLMAVACFGIFIPLLSQSWKYTAYCVAGGLFLVHLVAHLTAVSIDPAEPNVRLRGYLKPPPVFDRSKHDHVIEDLYCHLCQIKVNKHTKHCRTCNKCVAGFDHHCDWLNNCVGSRNYWYFFCSVLSALVALLFLMVIMLYIFTKQVMDPRSLRTDRHYKEVEDGTWLLFLPVLPTRVKTPVVLCIGVAALLLSLSIVSALGRLFVFHVYLIAKKMSTRDFIAQGQLPQCPKAACRSKPAVDPEAGPEQSHAQAAAATHLLELHFEQQHGQLLVPEGSARPSEALTAGGAAQGVPAAFRDPRPVLPGHHGPQAPLPAQGPRPPRARPRTAHRRRLR from the exons ATGGACGTTCCGTGTTCTCACAGCTGCCTCAGGATGACTGTGGCTGTGCTGGGACAGAGGTTCCAGGCTGTCCTGTGGCCTCCCTGGCAATGGCAGCTGGGAGCCTCagcccatcccccactgcctgcccagaCCAGACGGTGGCCTCATGCCCCCTTCTCTGCCTTGCAGGTGGCCACGTGCGACAGGAGTTCTAGACGGGTCATCCCGGAACCCGAGGccaggggcacagagaagcccCCACCAGCGCGGCTGTCCCGGGTGAACGGCTGGTCGCTGCCCCTGCACGTGTTCCAGGGGGTTGCCTGGATCACCTTCACACTCATGGCCGTGGCCTGCTTTGGCATTTTTATCCCTTTGTTGTCACAGAGCTGGAAGTACACGGCCTACTGC GTGGCCGGTGGGCTCTTCCTGGTCCACCTCGTGGCCCACCTGACGGCAGTGTCCATCGACCCTGCGGAACCGAACGTGCGACTCCGGGGCTATTTGAAGCCACCGCCAGTTTTTGACCGCTCTAAGCACGATCATGTGATCGAGGACCTGTACTGTCATCTGTGCCAGATCAAAGT GAACAAGCACACTAAGCACTGTAGGACCTGCAACAAGTGCGTCGCAGGGTTTGACCATCACTGCGATTGGCTTAACAACTGCGTGGGCAGTAGAAATTACTG GTACTTTTTCTGCTCTGTGTTGTCTGCCTTGGTCGCCCTGCTCTTCCTCATGGTCATCATGCTGTACATCTTTACAAAGCAGGTCATGGACCCCAGGAGTCTCCGCACTGACCGCCATTACAAAG AGGTAGAGGACGGCACGTGGCTGCTTTTCCTTCCTGTGCTCCCCACGCGTGTGAAGACCCCGGTGGTGCTGTGCATCGGGGTGGCTGCGCTGCTGCTGAGCCTCAGCATCGTGTCGGCGCTGGGCCGCCTGTTCGTCTTCCACGTCTACCTGA TTGCAAAGAAGATGAGCACGCGTGACTTCATAGCGCAGGGCCAGCTGCCACAGTGTCCCAAGGCAGCGTGCAGGAGCAAGCCGGCTGTGGACCCGGAGGCGGGGCCTGAGCAG AGCCACGCCCAGGCCGCTGCAGCCACCCATCTCCTGGAGCTCCACTTCGAGCAGCAGCACGGACAGCTCCTCGTGCCGGAAG GAAGCGCGCGGCCCTCCGAGGCTCTCACTGCCGGG GGTGCGGCGCAAGGAGTTCCGGCGGCCTTCCGAGACCCCAGGCCAGTGCTCCCCGGCCACCATGGGCCCCAAGCTCCCCTCCCTGCGCAGG